The following proteins are encoded in a genomic region of Streptomyces collinus Tu 365:
- a CDS encoding serine/threonine-protein kinase, giving the protein MQGLLIAGRYRLADSIGSGGMGRVWRAHDEVLHRKVAVKELTAALYVSESEQAVLLARTRAEARAAARINHSAVVTVHDVLEHDGRPWIVMELVEGHSLADAVKERGRIDPRETARIGLWVLRALRAAHTAGVLHRDVKPGNVLLGRDGRVLLTDFGIAQIEGDTTITRTGEVVGSVDYLAPERVRGHDPGPSSDLWALGATLYTAVEGRSPFRRTSPLTTMQAVVEEEASELRYAGPLGPVITALLQKDPARRPGTDETEQLLAEAAEGRRPSAAQVYVPTRSGLRPEPPTGPTHAGAERATGTPYPPATGPTRVAGPYGTASGQHTPVPQGQPVQQPQPARQPRRRRLRTLALVVALAAIVGGGVAVALQQFGTSHHGGSAPRTSSPGPSGSGSASPSGGGGEGTVPAGWERIKDPVGFSISLPKGWRRTVSIDQDGLRQVDYSPDKGKHLVRVAVDTAPDFASSYEHMTKLNQKVSGRLVAYKQLVFKQELFRDQPGSRWEYTWDALAKDPPHYFPGPYHAIDVGYMTEAGTEYALYSASPADDWATTRKQFDWILRSFQEG; this is encoded by the coding sequence ATGCAGGGCCTGCTCATAGCGGGCCGCTACCGGCTCGCCGATTCCATCGGCAGCGGCGGCATGGGCCGGGTGTGGCGCGCCCACGACGAGGTGCTGCACCGGAAGGTCGCCGTCAAGGAGCTGACCGCCGCGCTCTACGTCTCCGAGAGCGAGCAGGCCGTGCTGCTCGCCCGCACCCGGGCCGAGGCCCGTGCCGCGGCGCGCATCAACCACTCCGCCGTCGTCACCGTTCATGACGTGCTCGAACACGACGGCCGCCCGTGGATCGTGATGGAACTGGTCGAGGGCCACTCGCTGGCCGACGCGGTCAAGGAGCGCGGGCGCATCGACCCGCGGGAGACCGCGCGGATCGGCCTGTGGGTGCTGCGGGCGCTGCGCGCCGCGCACACCGCCGGTGTGCTGCACCGGGACGTCAAGCCCGGCAACGTGCTGCTCGGCCGGGACGGCCGGGTCCTGCTCACCGACTTCGGCATCGCGCAGATCGAGGGCGACACCACCATCACCCGTACCGGAGAGGTCGTCGGTTCGGTCGACTACCTCGCCCCCGAGCGGGTGCGCGGCCACGACCCCGGCCCGTCCTCCGACCTGTGGGCGCTGGGCGCCACGCTGTACACGGCGGTGGAGGGCCGCTCGCCGTTCCGCCGTACCTCGCCGCTGACCACCATGCAGGCGGTCGTCGAGGAGGAGGCGTCCGAGCTGCGGTACGCCGGTCCGCTCGGCCCCGTCATCACCGCCCTGCTGCAGAAGGACCCGGCGCGGCGGCCCGGCACGGACGAGACGGAGCAGCTGCTCGCCGAGGCGGCGGAGGGCCGGCGGCCGAGCGCGGCGCAGGTGTACGTGCCCACACGGTCCGGCCTCCGGCCGGAGCCGCCGACGGGCCCGACGCACGCCGGCGCGGAGCGGGCCACGGGGACGCCGTACCCGCCGGCGACCGGGCCGACGCGGGTCGCAGGCCCGTACGGCACGGCGTCCGGGCAGCACACGCCGGTCCCGCAGGGGCAGCCGGTACAGCAGCCACAGCCGGCACGGCAGCCCAGGCGTCGCAGACTGCGCACGCTCGCCCTGGTGGTGGCCCTCGCCGCGATCGTCGGCGGGGGAGTCGCGGTCGCACTGCAGCAGTTCGGCACGAGCCACCACGGCGGCTCCGCCCCCCGGACGTCGAGCCCCGGTCCCAGCGGCAGTGGCAGCGCCAGTCCGAGCGGCGGTGGCGGCGAGGGGACGGTCCCGGCCGGCTGGGAGCGGATCAAGGACCCGGTGGGCTTCAGCATCTCCCTGCCCAAGGGGTGGAGGCGGACCGTCTCCATCGACCAGGACGGCCTGCGGCAGGTCGACTACTCGCCCGACAAGGGCAAGCACCTGGTGCGGGTCGCCGTCGACACCGCGCCGGACTTCGCCTCCTCGTACGAGCACATGACCAAACTGAACCAGAAGGTCTCAGGGCGGCTGGTGGCCTACAAGCAGCTCGTCTTCAAGCAGGAGCTCTTCCGCGACCAGCCGGGCAGCCGCTGGGAGTACACGTGGGACGCGCTGGCCAAGGACCCGCCGCACTACTTCCCCGGGCCCTACCACGCGATCGACGTGGGGTACATGACCGAAGCCGGCACCGAGTACGCCCTCTACTCGGCCTCTCCGGCCGACGACTGGGCCACCACCAGGAAGCAGTTCGACTGGATCCTGCGCAGCTTCCAGGAGGGCTGA
- a CDS encoding chorismate mutase translates to MTTVTPEQTPEQTIADARARIDALDDRIIGLIQERMAVSTVVQRTRIASGGRRVHLSREMEILGRYSEALGKPGTSLAMTLLELCRGRI, encoded by the coding sequence ATGACGACCGTCACCCCCGAGCAGACCCCGGAACAGACCATCGCCGACGCGCGTGCGCGCATCGACGCCCTCGACGACCGGATCATCGGCCTCATCCAGGAGCGGATGGCCGTGTCCACCGTCGTGCAGCGGACCCGGATCGCCTCCGGCGGCCGGCGCGTGCACCTCTCCCGCGAGATGGAGATCCTGGGCCGTTACAGCGAGGCTCTGGGCAAGCCCGGCACCTCCCTCGCGATGACCCTGCTGGAGCTGTGCCGGGGTCGCATCTGA
- a CDS encoding serine/threonine-protein kinase: MGTEGDVFRVIAGRYRLEALIGRGGMGVVWRATDQLLGRRVAVKELPLEETPSAADALRRRDRTLREARAVAQLRHPHIIVVHDVVEDGERPYIVMELIDGGSLADRIAARGPVDAAEAARIGIDLLSALRTAHEAGILHRDIKPANVLVESGTERVVLTDFGIARIAGATTLTETGSFVGSPEYTAPERMSGARTGSESDLWSLGALLCTVLSGESPFRRDSLGGILHAVVSADIHPPAQAEPLLPVVRGLLERDPDRRLDAADAERMLRTFLETGRTPAAPGAAATGGTPGTVDHGGRTTGAPYTPTQHDVPHRPVSAAASTAERPPPVRQSPRGVLVAALLVAAVAGAGVSAVALLFNQGGDGPGGTPGTTATGPTTGPAPTSGHPSRTTASDSPPGTTTGASPSSTPTSSSAPAASRGHTAPSGYRTARDPAGFSLAVPQDFTRDRQGERIFYLSSGQTFRLGIRVAAPEAGGPAAVMNRAAADGPSTNPGYHDGRVTGTSHAGGPAALWEFTWDGFSAAEGSRHTYDLCWEQDGRMYDVWVSAPVGKVREAREYFDVAVDTFSVTAR, encoded by the coding sequence ATGGGGACCGAGGGGGACGTCTTCCGTGTGATCGCGGGCCGTTACCGCCTGGAGGCGTTGATCGGCCGCGGGGGCATGGGCGTCGTGTGGCGGGCGACCGACCAGTTGCTCGGCCGGCGGGTCGCGGTGAAGGAACTGCCGCTGGAGGAGACGCCTTCCGCCGCGGACGCCCTGCGCCGGCGTGACCGCACGCTGCGCGAGGCCCGCGCGGTCGCCCAGTTGCGCCATCCGCACATCATCGTCGTGCACGACGTCGTCGAGGACGGCGAACGGCCCTACATCGTCATGGAGCTGATCGACGGGGGTTCGCTCGCCGACCGGATCGCGGCGCGCGGCCCGGTCGACGCCGCCGAGGCCGCCCGGATCGGCATCGACCTGCTGAGCGCACTGCGCACCGCCCACGAGGCCGGCATCCTGCACCGCGACATCAAGCCCGCGAACGTGCTCGTCGAGTCCGGCACCGAGCGTGTCGTCCTCACCGACTTCGGGATCGCGCGGATCGCGGGCGCGACGACGCTCACCGAGACCGGCTCCTTCGTGGGCTCGCCCGAGTACACCGCGCCCGAGCGGATGTCCGGGGCGCGCACCGGGTCCGAGTCCGACCTGTGGTCCCTGGGCGCGCTGCTGTGCACCGTGCTCAGCGGCGAGTCGCCGTTCCGCCGCGACTCCCTCGGCGGCATCCTGCACGCCGTCGTCTCCGCCGACATCCACCCGCCCGCGCAGGCCGAGCCGTTGCTGCCGGTCGTACGGGGCCTGCTGGAGCGCGATCCGGACCGGCGGCTGGACGCGGCGGACGCGGAGCGCATGCTGCGGACGTTCCTGGAGACGGGCCGCACCCCGGCGGCGCCGGGCGCCGCCGCCACCGGCGGCACGCCCGGGACGGTCGACCACGGCGGCCGTACCACCGGGGCGCCCTACACGCCGACCCAGCACGACGTGCCGCACCGGCCGGTGTCCGCCGCGGCGTCCACCGCCGAACGGCCGCCGCCCGTACGGCAGTCGCCGCGCGGGGTGCTGGTCGCCGCGCTGCTCGTCGCCGCGGTCGCCGGGGCCGGTGTGTCCGCGGTGGCGCTGCTGTTCAACCAGGGCGGCGACGGACCCGGCGGCACTCCGGGCACCACCGCCACCGGCCCCACCACCGGACCGGCACCGACGAGCGGCCACCCGTCCCGTACCACCGCGAGCGACTCCCCGCCCGGGACCACCACCGGCGCCTCGCCGTCCTCGACGCCGACCTCGAGCAGCGCGCCCGCGGCCTCCCGCGGCCACACCGCCCCCTCCGGCTACCGCACGGCCCGGGACCCGGCCGGCTTCTCCCTCGCCGTACCCCAGGACTTCACCCGCGACCGGCAGGGCGAGCGGATCTTCTACCTGTCGTCCGGGCAGACGTTCCGCCTCGGCATCAGGGTCGCCGCGCCCGAGGCGGGCGGACCCGCCGCGGTGATGAACCGCGCCGCTGCCGACGGGCCGAGCACCAACCCCGGCTACCACGACGGCCGGGTCACCGGGACCTCGCACGCCGGAGGGCCCGCCGCCCTCTGGGAGTTCACCTGGGACGGCTTCAGCGCCGCCGAGGGCTCGCGCCACACCTACGACCTGTGCTGGGAACAGGACGGCCGGATGTACGACGTGTGGGTGTCGGCGCCGGTCGGCAAGGTCCGCGAGGCCCGGGAGTACTTCGACGTGGCCGTGGACACCTTCTCCGTCACGGCTCGGTGA
- a CDS encoding protein kinase produces the protein MDDYAGRVLADRYRLPLPPSDEYELTETRAFDTYSGQEVLVRQVPLPEVVEAEVLDAEGLPEGFTARERGARRAPAARTATRRPSDPAVRRAVEAAQAAARVPDHPRLDQVFDVFAEGGSLWIVSEWVAARPLSALLAEEPLTPYRAAEVASDVLMALRVLHAHGWVHRNITARTVLVCDDGRVMLTGLAVGAAEEALCGYDPVPGQDGDDGAALEGREGQGGGPGQDDPAGALGPGPAPGGAPGGPDFGAGQDFGGPDLGGPGGRGPTGGGVPVPPAGTGASGTDPEAARRAAIQARAAGGLPVPGANGVSGGPTVPGPAGRRALESGDDIRAARAGAIAAYRAGARAAARVQEAQQGGRPALPGARPPAEVEAGGDGTGGGPPPGRIADPYGVRGAPWHGATPRPGAGDPAAAPDTDRRPLGLPAAAPARLPLPGRTSAGHPDGPGHDGTGHDGTGHGSPGHGGSGQGGLGQGGPGHGGSGHGVTVPGQAPGPAADAGPAGSRWDEPGTAARRGPGTALAAERARQVRMTVVGPVTERWAPEQAGPVHENWQLAAPIGPATDLWALGALLFRAVQGHAPYPEESTAELVQMVCAEPPAFAEECGPLRPVVESLLRQDPTDRLDFEELGGWLRSLVRSAPEPDAGVHVVPVPPPDPSRLPIVRRRGELVRRRRAGVPATHPHGRHKRAREEAGSPRSLGRTLLLLILLLLAGAVAYAMLFMPKQGDSGAASGEHTGSAGQPSSAPSHVRQPSGGQPSGNTPDASASAPATETQTGGDPSVADGFTLRKDQDGFQVAVAKGWDRTPRNGAGQVVYSHGNFELLVVPGRDGSSSNGSDPMVYQRDKERELQPYRSSSWATATGLRTIEVGGRTMAEGQFTWTDGQGRDLYVRNMAILLNGRYHIVQVRGPEAERDEVTRLYDQAVATYRYTG, from the coding sequence GTGGACGACTATGCGGGCCGGGTGCTCGCCGACCGTTACCGCCTGCCGCTGCCGCCCTCCGACGAGTACGAGCTGACCGAGACCCGGGCCTTCGACACCTACAGCGGTCAGGAGGTGCTGGTCCGTCAGGTGCCGCTGCCGGAGGTCGTCGAGGCCGAGGTGCTCGACGCCGAAGGGCTGCCCGAGGGGTTCACCGCCCGTGAGCGCGGCGCCCGCCGCGCCCCCGCGGCCCGGACCGCCACCCGCCGCCCCTCGGACCCGGCCGTGCGGCGCGCCGTGGAGGCCGCGCAGGCGGCGGCCCGGGTGCCCGACCATCCGCGTCTCGACCAGGTCTTCGACGTGTTCGCCGAGGGCGGCTCGCTGTGGATCGTCAGCGAGTGGGTGGCGGCGCGCCCGCTGTCCGCGCTGCTGGCCGAGGAGCCGCTGACGCCGTACCGGGCGGCCGAGGTCGCCTCCGACGTCCTGATGGCTCTGCGGGTGCTGCACGCCCACGGCTGGGTGCACCGCAACATCACCGCCCGCACGGTCCTCGTCTGCGACGACGGCCGGGTCATGCTCACCGGCCTCGCGGTCGGCGCGGCGGAGGAGGCGCTGTGCGGGTACGACCCGGTGCCGGGGCAGGACGGCGACGACGGAGCAGCGCTGGAAGGCCGGGAGGGCCAGGGCGGGGGGCCGGGACAGGACGACCCGGCCGGGGCCCTGGGGCCAGGGCCTGCGCCCGGTGGCGCCCCCGGCGGACCGGACTTCGGCGCAGGACAGGACTTCGGCGGCCCCGACCTCGGGGGGCCCGGCGGGCGGGGGCCGACGGGCGGGGGCGTACCGGTCCCGCCCGCGGGCACCGGCGCCTCCGGCACGGATCCCGAGGCCGCTCGGCGGGCGGCGATCCAGGCGCGGGCGGCCGGCGGGCTGCCGGTGCCGGGCGCGAACGGCGTCTCCGGCGGTCCCACGGTCCCCGGACCGGCCGGACGGCGGGCCCTGGAGAGCGGTGACGACATCCGCGCCGCGCGGGCCGGTGCCATCGCCGCCTACCGTGCGGGAGCCCGGGCCGCCGCCCGGGTCCAGGAGGCCCAGCAGGGCGGCCGCCCCGCGCTGCCGGGAGCCCGGCCGCCCGCCGAGGTCGAGGCCGGCGGGGACGGAACCGGAGGCGGCCCACCGCCCGGCCGCATCGCCGACCCCTACGGGGTGCGTGGCGCCCCCTGGCACGGCGCCACACCGCGCCCCGGGGCCGGTGACCCCGCGGCGGCGCCGGACACCGACCGCCGGCCCCTCGGACTGCCCGCCGCCGCTCCCGCCCGGCTGCCGCTGCCCGGCCGGACGTCCGCCGGCCATCCCGACGGCCCCGGCCACGACGGAACCGGCCACGACGGAACCGGCCACGGCAGCCCCGGCCACGGCGGCTCAGGGCAGGGCGGCCTCGGGCAGGGCGGCCCCGGCCACGGCGGCTCAGGGCATGGCGTGACCGTCCCCGGTCAGGCACCCGGCCCCGCCGCGGACGCGGGTCCCGCCGGTTCCCGCTGGGACGAACCGGGGACCGCGGCCCGCCGCGGTCCCGGCACCGCGCTCGCCGCCGAACGGGCCCGCCAGGTGCGGATGACCGTGGTGGGACCGGTGACCGAGCGCTGGGCGCCGGAGCAGGCCGGCCCCGTGCACGAGAACTGGCAGCTCGCGGCGCCGATCGGGCCCGCGACCGACCTGTGGGCCCTCGGCGCGCTGCTCTTCCGGGCCGTCCAGGGACACGCGCCCTACCCCGAGGAGTCCACGGCCGAGCTGGTCCAGATGGTGTGCGCGGAACCGCCCGCCTTCGCCGAGGAGTGCGGGCCGCTGCGCCCGGTCGTGGAGTCGCTGCTGCGTCAGGACCCCACCGACCGGCTGGACTTCGAGGAGCTCGGCGGCTGGCTGCGCTCGCTGGTGCGGTCCGCGCCCGAGCCGGACGCCGGGGTCCACGTGGTCCCCGTCCCGCCCCCCGACCCGAGCCGCCTGCCCATCGTCCGGCGCCGCGGCGAGCTGGTGCGGCGCCGGCGTGCCGGGGTGCCGGCCACCCATCCGCACGGACGGCACAAGCGGGCCCGGGAGGAGGCGGGTTCGCCACGCAGCCTCGGCCGGACGCTGCTCCTGCTGATCCTGCTCCTGCTGGCCGGCGCGGTGGCGTACGCGATGCTGTTCATGCCGAAGCAGGGGGACAGCGGGGCGGCGAGCGGCGAGCACACCGGCAGTGCCGGGCAGCCGAGTTCCGCGCCCTCCCACGTCCGGCAGCCGTCCGGCGGCCAGCCGTCGGGCAACACCCCCGACGCGTCCGCGTCCGCGCCCGCCACCGAGACCCAGACCGGCGGGGATCCCTCGGTCGCCGACGGCTTCACCCTGCGCAAGGACCAGGACGGCTTCCAGGTCGCCGTCGCCAAGGGCTGGGACCGCACGCCCAGGAACGGCGCCGGTCAGGTGGTCTACTCGCACGGGAACTTCGAACTGCTCGTCGTACCGGGCCGGGACGGCAGCTCGTCCAACGGCAGCGACCCGATGGTCTACCAGCGGGACAAGGAGCGCGAACTCCAGCCGTACCGCTCCTCGAGCTGGGCCACCGCCACCGGGCTGCGGACCATCGAGGTGGGCGGCCGCACCATGGCCGAGGGCCAGTTCACCTGGACCGACGGGCAGGGGCGCGACCTGTACGTGCGCAACATGGCGATCCTGCTGAACGGCCGCTACCACATCGTCCAGGTCCGCGGCCCGGAGGCGGAGCGGGACGAGGTGACACGGCTGTACGACCAGGCGGTCGCGACGTACCGCTACACGGGATGA
- a CDS encoding succinic semialdehyde dehydrogenase, which produces MTDSQAPDLTGTNPLAPAPEGVRTAADVVTPELVAQLTKGVVGSGRTANHTPFTGDKLADLPESGPEDVRRAFEAARAAQAVWERTPVRQRAAVLLRFHDLLLERQGEVLDLVQLETGKARLHAHEEVQAVAVAARHYGRKAPGYLRPKRHTGAVPTLTKVSELRHPRGVVGQIAPWNYPLELSVGDALPAFVAGNAVVMKPDTETCLTALWARDLLIEAGLPADVFQVVLGEGPVVGPELVRHADYVSFTGSTRTGREVAQGAAARLVGVSLELGGKNAMLVLDDADIEKAAAGAVRACFSSAGQLCISIERLYVHESIADTFLERFAARTRAMRLGNSLAYGAEMGSLAGERQLKAVERHVEDAVAKGAKVVAGGVARPDIGPYFFEPTILDGVEDSMAVCDEETFGPVVSVYRFGTDDEAVERANATPYGLNASVWTTSARRGLDVASRLRTGTVNVNEGYAPAYGSVQSPMGGMKDSGLGRRHGSEGILKYTEAQTVARQRLLPMAPSLGMDDERYAQFMSRSLRLMKAFRFR; this is translated from the coding sequence ATGACGGACTCGCAGGCCCCGGACCTCACCGGTACCAACCCGCTCGCGCCCGCCCCCGAGGGCGTCCGCACCGCCGCCGACGTGGTCACGCCCGAGCTGGTGGCCCAGCTGACCAAGGGCGTCGTCGGCTCCGGCCGTACCGCCAACCACACCCCGTTCACCGGCGACAAGCTGGCGGACCTGCCCGAGTCCGGCCCCGAGGACGTGCGCAGGGCCTTCGAGGCCGCGCGGGCCGCGCAGGCCGTCTGGGAGCGGACCCCGGTCAGGCAGCGCGCCGCCGTGCTGCTCCGCTTCCACGACCTGCTGCTGGAACGGCAGGGCGAGGTCCTGGACCTGGTGCAGCTGGAGACCGGCAAGGCCCGGCTGCACGCCCACGAGGAGGTGCAGGCCGTCGCCGTGGCGGCCCGCCACTACGGCCGCAAGGCCCCCGGCTACCTGCGCCCCAAGCGCCACACCGGCGCCGTCCCCACCCTCACGAAGGTCTCCGAGCTGCGCCACCCGCGCGGTGTCGTCGGCCAGATCGCCCCCTGGAACTACCCCCTGGAGCTGTCGGTCGGCGACGCGCTGCCCGCCTTCGTCGCCGGCAACGCGGTCGTGATGAAGCCGGACACCGAGACCTGCCTCACCGCTCTGTGGGCGCGGGACCTGCTCATCGAGGCCGGGCTGCCCGCCGACGTGTTCCAGGTCGTGCTCGGCGAGGGCCCGGTCGTCGGCCCCGAGCTGGTGCGGCACGCCGACTACGTCTCCTTCACCGGCTCCACCCGCACCGGCCGCGAGGTCGCCCAGGGCGCCGCGGCCCGTCTGGTCGGCGTCTCCCTCGAACTCGGCGGCAAGAACGCCATGCTGGTGCTGGACGACGCCGACATCGAGAAGGCGGCCGCGGGCGCCGTGCGCGCCTGCTTCTCCTCGGCCGGTCAACTGTGCATCTCCATCGAGCGGTTGTACGTCCACGAGTCCATCGCCGACACCTTCCTGGAGCGCTTCGCGGCGCGTACCCGGGCGATGCGGCTCGGCAACTCCCTCGCCTACGGTGCCGAGATGGGCTCGCTGGCCGGGGAGCGGCAGCTCAAGGCGGTCGAGCGGCACGTGGAGGACGCCGTCGCCAAGGGGGCGAAGGTGGTCGCCGGCGGCGTGGCCCGCCCGGACATCGGCCCGTACTTCTTCGAGCCGACCATCCTCGACGGCGTCGAGGACTCCATGGCCGTCTGCGACGAGGAGACCTTCGGACCGGTCGTCTCCGTCTACCGGTTCGGCACCGACGACGAGGCGGTCGAGCGCGCCAACGCCACGCCGTACGGCCTGAACGCCTCGGTGTGGACGACGAGTGCCCGCCGCGGTCTGGACGTCGCCTCCCGGCTGCGCACCGGCACGGTCAACGTCAACGAGGGCTACGCGCCGGCCTACGGCAGCGTGCAGTCCCCGATGGGCGGCATGAAGGACTCCGGCCTCGGCCGCCGCCACGGCTCCGAGGGCATCCTCAAATACACCGAGGCCCAGACGGTGGCCCGGCAGCGGCTGCTGCCGATGGCGCCGTCGCTGGGCATGGACGACGAGAGGTACGCCCAGTTCATGAGCCGCAGCCTGCGGCTCATGAAGGCGTTCCGGTTCCGGTAA
- a CDS encoding GMC family oxidoreductase N-terminal domain-containing protein, whose protein sequence is MPQDAYDYDVLVIGSGFGGSVSALRLTEKGYSVGVLEAGRRFTRDSLPKNSWDLKNYLWAPRLGMYGLQRIHLLGNVMVLAGAGVGGGSLNYANTLYVPPKAFFDDPQWRDITDWQEELRPYYDQARRMLGVRLNPTMTPSDVHLKAAAQRMGVGDTFHLAPVGVFFGDGEDADGTAKAKPGGEVADPYFGGAGPSRRACTECGECMTGCRHGAKNTLNENYLYLAEKAGAVVHPMTTVVSVTDDSRGGYAVTTLPTDRKKKGRGRVFTARKVVVAAGTYGTQTLLHRMRAGGQLPYLSARLGDLTRTNSEALVGAQTDDRRYRKATGEARADFTRGVAITSSVHPDDNTHIEPVRYGKGSNSMGGLSILQVPYAEGSSRVLAWLANAARHPVLVARSLSNRRWSERTIIGLVMQSLDNSLTTYLKPGGVGKGLLTARQGHGAPNPKQIRAASEAATALAAEINGFPGSNVGELMGTPLTAHFLGGCPVGDSPKTGVIDPYHRLYGHPGISVVDGAAVSANLGVNPSLTITAQAERAMSYWPNKGEEDPRPAQGAVYERLKPVEPRHAAVPADAFGALKLPFLGMPAVPPRERPAR, encoded by the coding sequence GTGCCCCAGGACGCTTACGACTACGACGTCCTAGTCATCGGCTCCGGCTTCGGCGGATCGGTGTCCGCCCTGCGCCTGACGGAGAAGGGCTACTCGGTCGGCGTGCTGGAGGCGGGCCGGCGCTTCACCCGCGACAGCCTCCCCAAGAACTCCTGGGACCTGAAGAACTACCTCTGGGCCCCCAGGCTCGGCATGTACGGCCTCCAGCGCATCCACCTGCTGGGCAACGTCATGGTGCTGGCGGGCGCCGGAGTCGGCGGCGGCTCGCTGAACTACGCCAACACCCTGTACGTGCCGCCGAAGGCGTTCTTCGACGACCCCCAGTGGCGGGACATCACCGACTGGCAGGAGGAGCTGCGGCCGTACTACGACCAGGCGCGGCGCATGCTCGGGGTGCGGCTCAACCCCACCATGACCCCCTCCGACGTGCACCTGAAGGCGGCGGCGCAGCGGATGGGCGTCGGTGACACCTTCCACCTCGCGCCGGTCGGCGTCTTCTTCGGCGACGGCGAGGACGCCGACGGCACGGCGAAGGCGAAGCCGGGCGGGGAGGTCGCGGACCCGTACTTCGGCGGCGCCGGCCCGTCCCGCAGGGCCTGCACCGAGTGCGGCGAGTGCATGACGGGCTGCCGGCACGGCGCGAAGAACACCCTGAACGAGAACTACCTGTACCTCGCCGAGAAGGCGGGCGCGGTGGTCCATCCCATGACGACGGTCGTGTCCGTCACGGACGACTCACGGGGCGGGTACGCGGTGACGACGCTGCCGACGGACCGGAAGAAGAAGGGCAGGGGCCGGGTCTTCACCGCGCGGAAGGTCGTCGTCGCGGCCGGCACCTACGGCACCCAGACCCTGCTGCACCGCATGCGGGCCGGCGGTCAGCTGCCGTACCTGTCCGCCCGGCTCGGCGACCTGACCCGCACCAACTCCGAGGCTCTGGTGGGCGCGCAGACCGATGACCGGCGCTACCGCAAGGCCACCGGTGAGGCGCGGGCCGACTTCACGCGCGGTGTCGCCATCACGTCCTCGGTCCACCCGGACGACAACACCCACATCGAGCCGGTGCGCTACGGCAAGGGGTCCAACTCGATGGGCGGCCTGTCGATCCTCCAGGTGCCCTACGCCGAGGGCTCCTCGCGGGTCCTGGCCTGGCTGGCTAACGCGGCCCGCCACCCGGTGCTGGTCGCCCGCTCGCTGTCCAACCGGCGCTGGTCGGAGCGGACGATCATCGGCCTGGTGATGCAGTCCCTGGACAACTCGCTGACGACCTACCTGAAGCCCGGCGGCGTCGGGAAGGGCCTGCTGACCGCCCGGCAGGGGCACGGCGCCCCCAACCCCAAGCAGATCAGAGCCGCCTCGGAGGCCGCGACCGCGCTCGCGGCCGAGATCAACGGCTTCCCCGGCAGCAACGTCGGCGAGCTGATGGGCACCCCGCTGACCGCGCACTTCCTCGGCGGCTGCCCCGTCGGCGACTCCCCGAAGACCGGGGTGATCGACCCGTACCACCGGCTCTACGGTCACCCCGGCATCTCCGTGGTGGACGGGGCCGCCGTCTCGGCGAACCTCGGCGTCAACCCGTCGCTGACGATCACCGCGCAGGCCGAGCGGGCCATGTCGTACTGGCCGAACAAGGGCGAGGAGGACCCGCGCCCCGCCCAGGGCGCGGTGTACGAGCGGCTGAAGCCGGTGGAGCCGCGGCACGCGGCGGTGCCCGCGGACGCGTTCGGCGCGCTGAAGCTGCCGTTCCTGGGTATGCCCGCGGTGCCGCCGAGGGAGCGGCCCGCGCGGTAG
- a CDS encoding serine/threonine-protein kinase — MTGDGELPPGVRVIGGRYRLLAPLGAGPSGTVWRARDESASRDVAVKEPVLPGDPVDDEESRRAAHRLYREARTAARVRHPSAVTLHDVVTEDGLPWIVMELVEGESLREAVRRGPLRPAEAARIGLAVLGALRAAHAVGIVHRDIKPANVLIEAGTGRVVVTDFGIGDRHAQEAPAGFVAPERASGPGAGPASDLWSLGALLAAAVEGGDAGALEPLLTRLHAPDPAERPDAAEVAAALEACAGTTPAAAPTGPAPAHDPEPAPAHEPEPAAVHEPAAAHDPEPVANSQAPATVPGTAPGTDPRPGPRADPPADPPRRTPFAALGLLLARKPGAE; from the coding sequence ATGACTGGAGACGGCGAACTCCCGCCCGGCGTACGTGTGATCGGCGGGCGCTATCGGCTCCTCGCACCCCTCGGCGCCGGGCCGTCCGGCACGGTCTGGCGGGCGCGCGACGAGTCGGCGTCGCGGGACGTCGCCGTCAAGGAGCCCGTGCTGCCCGGCGATCCGGTGGACGACGAGGAGAGCCGGCGCGCGGCGCACCGGCTCTACCGCGAGGCCAGGACCGCCGCCCGGGTGCGGCATCCCTCGGCCGTCACCCTGCACGACGTCGTCACCGAGGACGGGCTCCCGTGGATCGTCATGGAGCTGGTCGAGGGCGAGTCGCTGCGGGAGGCCGTCCGGCGCGGGCCGCTGCGCCCCGCCGAGGCCGCGCGGATCGGGCTCGCGGTCCTCGGCGCGCTCAGGGCCGCGCACGCCGTCGGGATCGTGCACCGGGACATCAAGCCCGCCAACGTCCTGATCGAGGCGGGCACCGGGCGGGTCGTCGTCACCGACTTCGGCATAGGGGACCGCCACGCCCAGGAGGCGCCCGCCGGGTTCGTCGCCCCCGAGCGCGCGTCCGGCCCCGGCGCCGGGCCCGCCTCCGACCTGTGGTCCCTCGGCGCGCTGCTGGCCGCCGCCGTCGAGGGCGGGGACGCGGGAGCGCTGGAGCCGCTGCTGACCCGGCTGCACGCACCGGACCCGGCGGAGCGGCCGGACGCGGCGGAGGTCGCGGCGGCCCTGGAGGCGTGCGCGGGGACGACGCCCGCAGCGGCCCCGACCGGGCCGGCCCCGGCGCACGACCCCGAACCGGCCCCGGCGCACGAACCCGAACCGGCTGCCGTGCACGAACCGGCCGCCGCCCACGACCCCGAACCGGTTGCGAACTCCCAGGCCCCCGCGACCGTGCCCGGCACCGCCCCCGGCACCGACCCCCGTCCCGGCCCGCGCGCCGACCCTCCCGCCGACCCGCCCCGCCGCACGCCCTTCGCCGCCCTCGGTCTGCTGCTGGCGAGAAAACCCGGTGCCGAGTGA